The Streptomyces sp. NBC_01116 genome has a segment encoding these proteins:
- a CDS encoding sigma-70 family RNA polymerase sigma factor — protein MTILAERPVAAEPEGRRRGLSMSEGERVGRLAALHQRRLVHYLFVRVDDWQLAEDLIQDMWVDLAMRPYEMDDWAGRDDADLYPLLAWRARRQIHQHLRLRMNERESVLGAGRAGDERDVEQRMDALAGPGPEDEVHCAVEELFGLGESGEISGCWARALGVLSPRQRQVIELLCEGMTQRAVAARMGDNQGNVAQHLRLALKVLRDPAEVRRRLARRESEALPGEWTTVVDRLPSAQAAVVRLRARGLTNADVARELGRTQASTYESYKRAVANLRLMVQERRADPVAPAAPVQQKTGCARTCATVCALRRAEVTA, from the coding sequence ATGACGATCCTGGCAGAGCGACCGGTGGCGGCGGAGCCGGAGGGGCGTCGGCGTGGGCTGAGCATGAGTGAGGGTGAGCGGGTGGGGCGGCTGGCTGCTCTGCATCAGCGGCGGTTGGTGCACTACCTGTTCGTGCGGGTGGATGACTGGCAGCTCGCGGAGGACCTGATCCAGGACATGTGGGTGGACCTGGCGATGCGTCCGTACGAGATGGACGACTGGGCGGGCCGGGACGACGCGGACCTGTACCCGCTGCTGGCGTGGCGGGCGCGGCGGCAGATTCACCAGCACCTGCGGCTGCGGATGAACGAGCGGGAGTCCGTGCTGGGCGCGGGCCGGGCCGGGGACGAGCGCGATGTGGAGCAGCGCATGGACGCTCTGGCCGGTCCGGGCCCGGAGGACGAGGTGCACTGCGCGGTCGAGGAGCTGTTCGGGCTCGGGGAGTCCGGAGAGATCTCCGGGTGCTGGGCCCGGGCGCTTGGTGTGCTGTCGCCGCGTCAGCGGCAGGTGATCGAGCTGCTGTGCGAGGGGATGACGCAGCGGGCGGTGGCGGCCCGGATGGGCGACAACCAGGGCAACGTCGCGCAGCACCTGCGGTTGGCGTTGAAGGTGCTGCGGGACCCGGCGGAGGTCCGCCGCCGGTTAGCGCGGCGTGAGTCGGAGGCGCTGCCGGGCGAGTGGACGACGGTGGTGGACCGGCTCCCGTCCGCGCAGGCCGCCGTGGTGCGGCTCCGGGCGCGCGGGCTGACCAACGCGGACGTCGCGCGGGAGCTGGGCCGCACCCAGGCGTCGACGTACGAGTCCTACAAGCGGGCGGTGGCGAACCTGCGGCTGATGGTGCAGGAACGGCGGGCGGACCCGGTGGCCCCGGCCGCGCCGGTCCAGCAGAAGACCGGCTGCGCCCGGACGTGCGCGACCGTCTGCGCCCTTCGCCGTGCGGAGGTGACGGCCTGA
- a CDS encoding DUF2637 domain-containing protein yields the protein MSRQQMERTALLVAALVILALTGLAFWLSYAHLAEVAGQHGLKASPIRQWAWPATLDAFIVGGELLMLRAGLQGRTDWWAITATAVGSVGSIVLNVAGVAGDREAGVVPLLDYVVAAVPPTAALLAFGLLMRQVHALAADPTPAAVPLGNTPDVEVSPTPALDPAPADASPLVICGEHLEIPPVPPRPRLSTQEARAAIEQAWRDGLSVREAARVSTRGASQVQRVYTQLTAEQPIDGQTAIEMDAADAA from the coding sequence ATGTCCCGACAGCAGATGGAGCGGACCGCGCTCCTGGTGGCCGCGCTCGTCATCCTCGCGCTGACCGGCCTGGCGTTCTGGCTCTCCTATGCGCACCTGGCGGAGGTCGCCGGACAGCACGGGCTCAAGGCCTCCCCGATCCGGCAGTGGGCGTGGCCCGCGACGCTGGACGCCTTCATCGTTGGCGGAGAGCTGCTCATGCTCCGTGCCGGGCTCCAGGGCCGGACCGACTGGTGGGCGATCACCGCCACGGCGGTCGGCTCGGTCGGCTCGATCGTCCTCAACGTGGCCGGGGTCGCGGGCGACCGGGAGGCCGGGGTCGTGCCCCTGCTCGACTACGTCGTGGCTGCTGTCCCCCCGACCGCCGCGTTGCTGGCCTTCGGGCTCCTCATGCGGCAGGTGCACGCGCTGGCCGCCGACCCGACCCCTGCGGCTGTTCCCCTGGGGAACACCCCGGACGTCGAGGTGTCCCCCACCCCTGCACTGGACCCCGCGCCGGCGGATGCATCGCCGCTGGTCATCTGCGGGGAACACCTGGAGATCCCGCCTGTCCCCCCGCGTCCCCGGCTCAGCACCCAGGAGGCCCGCGCCGCGATCGAGCAGGCGTGGCGGGACGGCCTGAGTGTCCGTGAGGCAGCGCGGGTGTCCACTCGCGGCGCCTCGCAGGTGCAGCGGGTGTACAC